A region from the Drosophila takahashii strain IR98-3 E-12201 chromosome 2L, DtakHiC1v2, whole genome shotgun sequence genome encodes:
- the GATAd gene encoding uncharacterized protein GATAd, which yields MYNVPHKFRQVCRLCLTLVNECDVAELQMYDVSSHNHNSAPDRNTADFRGDEKRANCFCSALSPNQCSCLGDNSLSVSAVTNNETGTGPSQLQPKSQSQMQTQTQTQTLHLHQTKTHYTPSVPSAADTKSSERERQLESDIAERSVFKSQSSSSSSTHEQPQQQQHIARGEVQSQSHSQSKSELPREEHEHNHNQREETCVNVDITKTSGTDNYGKEHGRDDSSPHLTFQIFNCLSIKALPNDGLPNVICGECRQKLDSFEKFRTMAHNSQIALKEFLNISKNLNLDANDLEIKLDAILKASSEAIAAKALTELSTFSKVKYDQSKIDSAIQPGLDRKIEISNQEMPEHSFYPSLFKSIINKGEQKTKIMSGSSHSQFDSKLQKDSESEKFANLQQQLETAAVLMDISKKIVISPPCSNPQSPCFSAAVDTSIKSSVIKSKRPLNQNEIQDGVEIDLSVKKQKNDYSHQRNSAPIHHFCQTPMLDIQSHLRSEEDFQNYSITINQVGGSDYKSKAPKASTGSLLDSGDSSDSHKLEMDITSSINDRKTPDSLSSDHATDAATTQLWQALARSAAKSKEENQATQIIRNMMSAQSFVFPVPSTVSFTKVPEEPIALLKDLSEAQSSKSKPCRRKQSFPTKTDCIDVVNENVTDTYTTSEAAPEEKKDKRNINLFNAIPGAQKDMSCSNCGTLTTTIWRRSVRGEMVCNACGLYFKLHGVNRPHSMRRDTIHTRRRRPKELERSKKKHKQMSSCSSMEPTKPEFLTSREPLDISGLVLNKYKKEIDESETAAALKDILLRRKKSNSLPAFNDTCESADLSAPLNLVSSENNAKLT from the exons AATCAGTGCAGCTGCCTCGGTGATAACTCGCTATCAGTGTCCGCGGTGACCAATAATGAAACGGGAACGGGTCCAAGCCAACTCCAACCCAAGTCGCAGTCCCAAATGCAAacgcaaacccaaacccaaacccttCACCTTCACCAAACTAAAACCCATTACACGCCAAGTGTGCCTTCTGCTGCGGACACAAAATCGAGTGAACGCGAACGCCAATTGGAGTCGGACATCGCCGAAAGATCAGTATTCAAAAGTCAgtcatcgtcgtcatcgtcgACCCACgaacaaccacaacaacaacaacatataGCACGCGGGGAGGTCCAGTCCCAATCCCATTCCCAATCCAAATCGGAACTCCCGCGAGAGGAGCATGAGCATAATCATAATCAGCGCGAGGAGACATGTGTGAATGTGGatataacaaaaacaagcgGAACCGATAACTACGGCAAAGAGCACGGCAGAGATGATTCATCACCACATCTTACATTTCAGATATTCAACTGTCTCTCTATTAAG GCACTGCCTAACGATGGATTACCAAACGTGATTTGTGGCGAGTGCAGACAAAAATTGGattcatttgaaaaatttcgtaCCATGGCGCACAACTCACAAATAGCTttgaaagaatttttaaatatatcaaaaaatctTAATCTA GACGCAAATGATTTGGAAATTAAGCTTGATGCTATTTTAAAGGCTTCATCGGAGGCTATAGCGGCAAAGGCTCTGACGGAGCTAAGCACGTTTTCTAAAGTTAAGTACGACCAGAGTAAAATAGATTCCGCCATCCAGCCTGGTTTGGATAGGAAAATCGAGATTAGCAATCAAGAAATGCCAGAACATAGCTTTTATCCAAGTTTATTCAAATCAATTATTAACAAAGGcgaacaaaaaacgaaaataatgtCTGGATCCTCACACAGCCAGTTTGACTCAAAACTGCAAAAGGACTCGGAAAGCGAGAAATTTGCaaatctgcagcagcagctagaAACGGCTGCCGTTCTAATGGATATAAGcaagaaaattgtaatttcCCCTCCATGCTCGAATCCCCAATCTCCGTGTTTCTCTGCAGCTGTAGATACAAGTATTAAAAGTTCTGTGATAAAATCAAAACGTCCATTAAACCAAAATGAAATTCAGGACGGAGTTGAAATTGACTTATCcgtcaaaaaacaaaagaacgaTTACTCTCATCAACGGAACTCGGCCCCAATACACCACTTTTGCCAAACTCCAATGCTTGATATTCAGTCACACTTAAGAAGTGAAGAGGACTTTCAAAACTACAGTATTACCATTAACCAAGTTGGTGGGTCCGACTACAAATCAAAGGCACCGAAGGCGAGTACCGGATCCCTACTAGACTCTGGCGACAGCTCCGACTCTCACAAACTGGAGATGGACATCACGTCCTCAATTAACGATAGAAAGACCCCGGATAGCCTAAGCTCGGATCACGCAACGGATGCGGCAACTACTCAACTGTGGCAGGCACTGGCCCGATCAGCCG CTAAAAGCAAAGAGGAAAATCAGGCCACACAAATAATTCGTAACATGATGAGCGCCCAGTCTTTCGTGTTTCCGGTTCCGTCGACAGTATCATTTACAAAAGTACCTGAAGAACCCATAGCACTATTAAAG gATCTATCAGAGGCTCAATCCAGCAAATCAAAACCATGTAGAAGAAAACAAAGTTTTCCTACCAAAACTGATTGCATCGATGTAGTTAACGAGAATGTGACTGATACTTATACCACTTCAGAAGCAGCTCCAGAGGAGAAGAAAGATAAAAGG AACATTAACCTTTTTAATGCCATACCTGGTGCTCAAAAAGATATGTCATGTTCGAATTGTGGCACCCTCACCACAACAATTTGGAGGCGAAGTGTTCGAGGAGAAATGGTTTGCAACGCCTGCGGATTGTACTTCAAGCTGCATGGGGTCAACAGGCCACACTCGATGAGACGCGACACCATACACACCAGACGCAGGCGTCCTAAAGAATTGGAGCGATCTAAAAAGA AACACAAGCAAATGTCATCATGTTCTTCAATGGAACCAACGAAACCAGAATTCTTGACGTCTAGGGAACCCCTTGATATTTCTGGTCTGGTTTTAAAT aaatacaaaaaggaaATCGATGAGTCCGAAACCGCAGCAGCacttaaagatattttattaagGCGGAAGAAGTCAAATTCTTTGCCGGCGTTTAATGATACCTGTGAAAGTGCGGATCTATCCGCACCGCTTAACCTTGTTTCCAGTGAAAATAATGCAAAGTTAACATAA
- the SamDC gene encoding S-adenosylmethionine decarboxylase proenzyme, with the protein MLESGEHFFEGVEKLVEIWFEESSNSENDLRNISRSDWENVLSNVNCEIISTSKNDAIDAFVLSESSMFVSKRRWILKTCGTTTPLKCLGLLLKLAEANGFDVVADLFYSRKNFTRPEVQITPHQGFTEEVTYLDSIFPNGRSYCLGSMNLECWYLYTFSRSDIKVSPQLITDEKEVDSEPDQTIEILMQDLDPETMSIFTKSKFDNAHGATVKSGIDKILPSMHIDDFLFDPCGYSMNGINDKGEYMTIHITPENKFSYVSFETNVALSNYRKLINQVINTFKPGKFIVTIFANKCSLAYETMKELEVEYSKGSHWKRTDMQCCNFPSYNLLFAQYSYNEKNGDNN; encoded by the exons ATGTTGGAAAGCGGTGAGCATTTTTTTGAGGGAGTTGAGAAACTAGTTGAAATCTGGTTCGAGGAAAGCTCCAATAGCGAGAATGATCTGCGTAACATTAGCAG ATCTGATTGGGAAAACGTGCTGAGCAATGTCAACtgtgaaataataagtacTTCCAAAAACGATGCTATCGACGCTTTTGTACTgag cGAGAGTAGTATGTTTGTTTCCAAGCGACGATGGATTCTTAAAACATGCGGAACTACAACTCCTCTCAAGTGCTTGGGCTTATTGCTAAAACTAGCCGAGGCCAACGGCTTTGATGTAGTAGCAGATTTGTTTTACTCGCGAAAGAACTTTACTAGACCAGAAGTACAG ATAACTCCTCATCAGGGCTTTACAGAAGAAGTTACTTATCTGGACTCCATTTTTCCGAATGGAAGATCCTATTGTCTGGGCTCTATGAATCTGGAGTGTTGGTATCTCTACACGTTTAGTCGTTCTGATATCAAAGTTTCTCCCCAACTCATAACGGATGAAAAAGAAGTTGACTCCGAACCCGATCAAACTATTGAAATACTTATGCAAGATCTAGATCCGGAAACCATGTCGATATTTACCAAAAGCAAATTCGATAATGCTCATGGGGCCACTGTG aAATCTGGAATCGATAAAATTTTGCCAAGTATGCACATTGATGATTTTCTGTTCGATCCCTGTGGATATTCCATGAATGGAATTAATGATAAG gGAGAATACATGACAATTCACATAACTCCGGAAAATAAGTTTTCGTATGTGAGCTTTGAAACAAACGTTGCGCTCAGTAACTATAGGAAACTTATTAATCAAGTTATCAATACTTTCAAGCCGGGCAAATTTATTGTAACTATTTTTGCTAATAAG TGCTCGTTGGCTTACGAAACCATGAAGGAGCTGGAAGTAGAATACTCCAAGGGATCGCACTGGAAGCGAACGGACATGCAATGTTGCAACTTCCCATCCTACAACCTTCTGTTTGCTCAATATTCATACAATGAGAAAAATGGTGATAATAATTGA
- the LOC108062082 gene encoding myotrophin yields the protein MSAISNENIIWTIKNGEFDAVQAAFQNDAQKVNEEIKGRFPVHYAADFGQLNVLQFLINIGADVDRKDKHGITPILAAIWEGHTSCVEFLLKKGANKNGSTPDGQSYLEAAEKDEIKKLLA from the exons atgagtgCAATTTcgaatgaaaatattatttggaCCATAAAGAACGGGGAGTTCGACGCTGTGCAAGCCGCATTTCAGAACGAT GCACAAAAGGTGAATGAGGAAATCAAGGGCCGTTTCCCAGTACACTATGCGGCGGATTTTGGTCAGCTAAATGTCCTTCAATTCTTGATTAATATAGGAGCCGACGTTGAT aGAAAAGACAAACATGGTATTACTCCAATTCTTGCTGCCATTTGGGAAGGACATACGAGCTGTGTGGAATTTCTTCTAAAAAAG GGAGCAAACAAAAACGGTTCTACTCCAGATGGCCAAAGCTACCTTGAGGCAGCGGAAAAAGacgaaattaagaaattacttgcataa